Proteins encoded by one window of Sorex araneus isolate mSorAra2 chromosome 3, mSorAra2.pri, whole genome shotgun sequence:
- the ATP5MC1 gene encoding ATP synthase F(0) complex subunit C1, mitochondrial, whose product MQTTGTLLVTPALIRCCTRGLIRPVSASFLNRPEILSKEPQPSYSSSPLQVARREFQTSVVSRDIDTAAKFIGAGAATVGVAGSGAGIGTVFGSLIIGYARNPSLKQQLFSYAILGFALSEAMGLFCLMVAFLILFAM is encoded by the exons ATCCGCTGTTGTACCAGGGGGCTAATCAGGCCCGTGTCTGCCTCCTTCCTGAACAGGCCTGAGATCCTATCTAAAGAG CCGCAGCCTTCGTACAGCAGCTCCCCGCTCCAGGTGGCCAGGCGGGAGTTCCAGACCAGCGTGGTCTCCCGGGACATCGACACAGCAGCCAAGTTTATTGGTGCTGGGGCCGCCACGGTGGGTGTGGCTGGCTCAGGGGCTGGCATTGGGACCGTGTTTGGCAGCTTGATCATTGGTTATGCCAG GAACCCGTCTCTCAAGCAGCAGCTCTTCTCCTATGCCATCCTGGGCTTTGCCCTGTCTGAGGCCATGGGGCTCTTCTGTTTGATGGTCGCCTTCCTCATCCTCTTCGCCATGTGA